A part of Nostoc sp. KVJ3 genomic DNA contains:
- a CDS encoding type IV secretory system conjugative DNA transfer family protein: MTLWHWQQWQKDGAPTVVVPNEGISPKGLVKATNPHKPLWAMGAFVGFATAGWMLRHLQDNERKLANFQAIAETRDVAQAELKARSQLLDDYREFAMAQVELQTSLDMIANDHTVDIQKAEILGETEIKITQMSANDAVFEAETAGMSEQQKQEYINFLKSQKTPYLQGSQTLQGTVDPSDKVEGSGDKEARLESENTGGEISETTQNRTSSNDASPTLEPLNRILGAKRSTLIVGGTGAGKSVTESYMLNQFSKRFPQADVWAIAQKNDSFCGLDKKGRVLLFDPLEPQLAMAAIDQVYSIYDQRRRVPEHRRHEFDHQPVRLILADWHSIYETVKDEAWFQPYLKKISTIITVGRELNVCLIIDTQSFNLAALGIGDSNIRKNLYIIAQGNYNVEADGTVNDSYGVLYNLITNAKIVEDAEKRSSLKERFNELKPQSKQLGQPLIFISVDPMQLDILPDITSYKPGIKPAIQLDTVSPEYLDNLLRLEFDIDVPTTSINSSLNQTTNHRVDENASDANQVSPDIKLTEIQTKLVDYLKGKGAKTPRQIKQNAGSKFKGVSEAQIRDELNLLVQKEKVICTGEDSYRLVD; this comes from the coding sequence ATGACCTTATGGCACTGGCAGCAGTGGCAGAAAGACGGAGCGCCTACGGTTGTTGTACCCAATGAGGGTATTTCACCCAAGGGTTTGGTCAAAGCTACTAACCCCCACAAACCCCTGTGGGCGATGGGTGCATTCGTTGGGTTTGCCACTGCGGGCTGGATGTTGCGTCACCTCCAAGACAACGAGCGCAAACTGGCTAACTTCCAAGCCATAGCAGAAACACGAGATGTGGCACAAGCAGAACTTAAAGCGCGATCGCAATTGCTAGACGATTACCGTGAATTCGCAATGGCGCAGGTTGAGTTACAAACCTCACTCGACATGATAGCCAACGACCACACGGTAGACATCCAAAAAGCCGAAATCTTGGGCGAAACCGAAATCAAAATCACCCAGATGTCAGCCAACGACGCGGTGTTTGAAGCAGAAACTGCTGGGATGAGCGAGCAACAGAAGCAGGAGTACATCAACTTTCTCAAGTCTCAGAAAACCCCATACCTGCAAGGAAGCCAAACTTTACAAGGAACAGTTGACCCCAGCGATAAAGTAGAAGGTTCGGGGGATAAAGAAGCACGCTTAGAAAGTGAGAATACAGGGGGTGAAATCTCTGAAACAACCCAAAATCGGACTTCTAGTAATGATGCAAGTCCCACCCTGGAGCCGCTTAATCGCATCTTGGGTGCCAAGCGCTCAACCCTAATTGTAGGTGGTACTGGTGCTGGTAAATCGGTGACTGAGAGCTATATGCTCAACCAGTTCAGTAAACGGTTTCCCCAAGCTGATGTCTGGGCGATCGCTCAAAAGAATGACAGTTTTTGTGGGCTAGACAAAAAAGGACGGGTACTTTTATTTGACCCTTTAGAACCACAACTGGCGATGGCTGCCATTGACCAAGTTTACAGCATTTACGACCAACGCCGTCGAGTACCAGAACACCGCCGCCATGAATTTGATCATCAACCAGTCAGGTTAATCCTAGCCGATTGGCATTCAATCTACGAAACAGTAAAAGATGAAGCATGGTTTCAACCATACCTCAAGAAAATCAGCACCATTATTACAGTCGGTAGAGAACTAAATGTTTGCCTGATTATCGATACTCAATCGTTTAATTTAGCTGCCTTGGGTATAGGTGACAGTAATATTAGAAAAAACCTTTACATCATTGCCCAAGGCAATTACAACGTTGAAGCAGATGGTACAGTTAATGACAGCTATGGCGTACTGTACAACCTCATAACTAATGCCAAGATTGTAGAAGATGCAGAAAAGCGTTCCTCATTAAAAGAAAGATTTAACGAGTTAAAACCACAATCCAAGCAACTAGGACAACCGCTAATATTTATCTCAGTTGACCCCATGCAGCTAGATATTCTGCCAGACATCACCAGTTATAAGCCAGGAATTAAACCAGCCATTCAACTTGATACAGTTAGTCCGGAATATCTTGATAATCTACTCAGGCTGGAATTCGATATTGATGTCCCTACGACTAGTATAAATAGTTCGCTTAATCAAACAACCAATCATCGGGTTGATGAAAATGCTAGTGATGCTAATCAAGTAAGCCCAGACATCAAACTAACCGAGATTCAAACCAAACTGGTTGATTATCTCAAGGGGAAAGGTGCAAAGACTCCACGTCAAATTAAACAGAATGCAGGTAGTAAATTCAAGGGCGTATCGGAAGCACAAATCCGCGACGAACTCAACCTACTTGTACAAAAAGAGAAAGTCATTTGTACAGGTGAAGATAGTTACAGATTAGTCGATTAG
- a CDS encoding GNAT family N-acetyltransferase — MQLKVELIRRADNLLIEGLIVDLAPNHVDDFANLWLEQLRIVEADDKFWDWAFKRDFIDRNEEYEGYALEAEGCTQGLMKIETQRHGSIEALGRRLVYIEYLTTAPWNRKEIQRLPRYRGVGSNLLRYARIRSVELGYGGRVGLHSLPGSVRFYDDQMMTNYGADEENDDLVYFEYGLLRRQL; from the coding sequence GTGCAGCTAAAAGTTGAATTAATCAGGCGTGCTGATAATCTATTAATTGAAGGCTTGATTGTTGATTTAGCGCCGAATCATGTAGATGATTTTGCCAATTTATGGCTTGAGCAATTGCGTATAGTTGAAGCCGACGATAAATTCTGGGACTGGGCTTTCAAGCGCGATTTTATTGATAGGAATGAAGAATACGAAGGTTATGCTTTAGAGGCAGAAGGTTGTACGCAGGGATTGATGAAGATAGAAACGCAACGTCACGGTTCAATTGAAGCCTTGGGACGGAGGCTAGTATATATTGAATACTTGACGACTGCACCGTGGAATCGAAAGGAAATCCAGCGTTTACCAAGATATCGTGGAGTTGGAAGTAATTTATTACGATATGCCCGCATCCGAAGCGTCGAGCTAGGATATGGTGGGAGGGTAGGATTGCATTCGTTGCCTGGAAGCGTAAGATTTTACGACGACCAAATGATGACAAACTACGGAGCAGATGAAGAAAACGACGATTTAGTTTATTTTGAATACGGACTATTGCGGCGACAATTATAG